In Cuculus canorus isolate bCucCan1 chromosome 8, bCucCan1.pri, whole genome shotgun sequence, a single genomic region encodes these proteins:
- the RC3H1 gene encoding roquin-1 isoform X9, with the protein MPVQAPQWTDFLSCPICTQTFDETIRKPISLGCGHTVCKMCLNKLHRKACPFDQTTINIDIELLPVNSALLQLVGAQVPEQQPITLCSGAEDTKHYEEGKKCVEELALYLKPLSSARGVGLNSTTQSVLSRPMQRKLVTLVHCQLVEEEGRIRAMRAARSLGERTVTELILQHQNPQQLSSNLWAAVRARGCQFLGPAMQEEALKLVLLALEDGSALSRKVLVLFVVQRLEPRFPQASKTSIGHVVQLLYRASCFKVTKRDEDSSLMQLKEEFRTYEALRREHDSQIVQIAMEAGLRIAPDQWSSLLYGDQSHKSHMQSIIDKLQTPASFAQSVQELTIALQRTGDPANLNRLRPHLELLANIDPSPDAPPPTWEQLENGLVAVRTVVHGLVDYIQNHSKKGTDQQQPPQHSKYKTYMCRDMKQRGGCPRGASCTFAHSQEELEKFRKMNKRLVPRRPLSASLGQLNEVGLPSGAILSEEGGVDLPNRKTSALPNGIVPAGGTVTQLISRGTDSGYETALKPGKMDHLSSSAPGSPPDLLESVPKSSISALPVNPHPVPARAPADLPSVSVTKQLQMVPRGSQLYSTQQPDMFYQDPRGAAPPFEPAPYQPGVYYPTQSISRFVRPPPSAPEPGPPYLDHYPPYLQDRVVSPQYTQPQQYPPMAQPIYPPHYDSRRVYPPVQPYQREEIVRGSPVPIEIPQAAVPSYVPESRDRYQQTEGYCPVAPHLSQIRPSCHRPHPSLDELHRRRKEIMAQLEERKVISPPPFAPSPTLPHLFHSEEYLDEDLKVAGKYKGNDYSQYSPWSCDTIGSYIGTKDAKPKDVVAARSVEMANVDSKAMRDQRLDMQRRAAETGDDDLIPFGDRPTVSRFGAISRTSKAMYQNSGPMQAMAVQGATTKSIISVADYNPYGTHSGWGGSPYSPHQNIPSQGRFSDRERLSMSDVTGHGKQLPSAEREQQLRMELQQVDHQISQQTQMRGLEREATTLAGQPQPPPPPPKWPGMISSEQLSLELHQVEREIGKRTRELSMESQSSLDIKNKLGTTKQTENGQLEPQSKVPTENLALTFSDVPNGSALTQENIGLLSNKTASLSLSEDPETGGDNQDSQRTGVTPTSAP; encoded by the exons GTTCCTGAGCAGCAGCCAATTACTTTGTGTAGTGGAGCTGAAGATACCAAGCACTATGAAGAGGGCAAGAAGTGTGTTGAAGAGTTGGCATTGTACCTCAAGCCACTCAGCAGTGCGAGAG GTGTGGGTCTTAACAGTACTACCCAGAGTGTGCTGAGTCGTCCCATGCAAAGGAAGCTGGTGACATTAGTTCACTGCCAGCTAGTGGAGGAAGAAGGGCGGATCAGAGCTATGCGTGCAGCGCGGTCGCTTGGTGAAAGAACAGTCACGGAGCTTATTCTTCAGCATCAAAATCCTCAGCAGCTCTCCTCCAACCTCTGGGCTGCAGTGAGAGCCAGAGGGTGCCAGTTCCTTGGACCAG CAATGCAAGAGGAGGCTTTAAAGTTGGTTCTGCTAGCTCTGGAAGATGGATCTGCTTTGTCACGAAAGGTCTTGGTTCTCTTTGTGGTTCAGAGGCTGGAGCCGCGATTTCCTCAGGCCTCGAAAACTAGCATTGGCCATGTTGTACAGCTGCTTTACAGAGCTTCCTGCTTCAAG GTAACAAAGCGAGATGAGGATTCCTCCCTGATGCAACTGAAGGAGGAATTTCGGACTTACGAAGCTCTGAGGCGGGAGCATGATTCCCAGATAGTTCAAATTGCTATGGAAGCAGGTTTACGCATTGCACCAGACCAGTGGTCCTCGCTGTTATACGGAGACCAGTCTCACAAATCTCACATGCAGTCTATCATTGACAAG ttgcagACCCCAGCCTCGTTTGCACAAAGTGTTCAGGAATTAACTATTGCTCTTCAGAGGACTGGAGATCCAGCTAACCTGAATCGTCTTCGTCCTCATCTAGAGCTCCTGGCAAATATCGATCCCAGTCCAG ATGCTCCACCTCCAACGTGGGAACAACTGGAAAATGGACTGGTTGCTGTGAGGACAGTGGTTCATGGCTTAGTTGATTATATCCAGAATCACAGCAAGAAAGGAACAGATCAGCAACAG CCTCCTCAGCACAGCAAGTACAAGACATACATGTGCCGAGACATGAAACAGAGAGGAGGATGCCCCCGAGGGGCCAGCTGCACCTTTGCACATTCACAGGAGGAGCTAGAAAA ATTCCGTAAAATGAACAAGCGTCTGGTTCCCAGAAGACCCCTGAGTGCCTCCCTGGGCCAGCTAAATGAGGTGGGCCTGCCTTCAGGAGCTATCCTCTCGGAGGAAGGGGGAGTGGACTTGCCCAATAGGAAAACTTCTGCTCTGCCAAATGGAATTGTGCCAGCAGGCGGCACAGTGACGCAACTAATTTCTCGAGGGACTGACTCCGGTTACGAAACTGCTCTGAAGCCAGGGAAGATGGACCATCTGAGTAGCAGTGCCCCTGGATCCCCTCCTGACTT GCTGGAATCAGTCCCCAAGAGCTCCATTTCTGCCTTACCAGTGAACCCTCATCCTGTGCCCGCTCGAGCACCGGCAGATCTGCCTTCAGTGTCAGTCACCAAGCAGCTGCAAATGGTACCACGAGGATCTCAGCTGTACAGCACTCAGCAACCAGATATGTTTTATCAAGATCCTAGAGGAGCTGCTCCACCGTTTGAGCCAGCACCCTACCAGCCAG GAGTTTACTATCCCACTCAGTCCATATCTCGCTTTGTCCGACCTCCTCCGTCTGCTCCTGAACCCGGTCCACCTTATTTAGACCATTACCCGCCCTACCTTCAGGACCGCGTGGTGAGCCCGCAGTACACACAGCCGCAGCAATATCCTCCTATGGCACAGCCCATCTACCCGCCGCACTACGACAGCCGCCGCGTCTATCCCCCTGTCCAGCCATATCAGCGAGAGGAGATTGTCCGAGGAAGCCCAGTTCCCATTGAAATTCCGCAAGCGGCTGTACCTTCCTATGTACCTGAATCCAGAGACAGATACCAGCAAACAGAGGGTTATTGCCCAGTGGCTCCACATCTCAGCCAGATCAGACCTTCTTGCCACAGG CCACATCCCAGCCTGGACGAACTTCACCGGCGAAGGAAAGAAATCATGGCCCAGCTAGAAGAGAGGAAGGTGATTTCTCCACCTCCTTTCGCACCGTCTCCAACCTTGCCTCATCTTTTTCATTCAGAGGAG TACTTGGATGAAGACCTGAAGGTAGCTGGGAAATACAAAGGAAATGACTACAGCCAGTACTCGCCCTGGTCCTGTGACACCATCGGCTCCTACATTGGAACCAAAGATGCAAAACCCAAAGATGTTGTGGCAGCAAGAAGTGTGGAGATGGCG AACGTAGATAGTAAAGCCATGCGTGACCAGCGATTAGACATGCAGCGAAGAGCAGCAGAGACCGGCGATGATGACCTCATTCCATTTGGAGACCGACCAACTGTGTCGAGATTTGGGGCTATCTCTCGTACCTCCAAAGCGATGTACCAGAACTCTGGTCCCATGCAGGCCATGGCGGTTCAGGGAGCTACCACCAAATCTATCATTTCAG TGGCAGACTACAATCCTTACGGAACTCACAGTGGCTGGGGAGGCTCTCCATATTCTCCTCATCAAAATATACCTTCTCAGGGACGTTTCAGTGACAG GGAGAGACTGTCCATGTCCGATGTGACTGGTCATGGGAAACAGTTGCCCTCAGCAGAGCGAGAGCAGCAGCTGCGCATGGAGCTGCAGCAAGTAGACCATCAGATTAGCCAGCAGACACAAATGCGAGGACTAGAG AGGGAGGCGACTACCCTGGCAGGCCAGCCACAgcccccaccccctcctcccaAGTGGCCTGGGATGATCTCAAGTGAGCAGCTGAGCTTGGAGCTACACCAGGTGGAAAGGGAAATTGGGAAGAGAACCCGTGAGCTGAGCATG GAGAGCCAGTCTTCACTGGATATAAAAAACAAACTGGGCACCACTAAACAGACCGAAAATGGACAGTTAGAACCACAAAGCAAGGTTCCAACTGAGAACCTCGCACTGACATTCAG TGATGTTCCGAATGGATCAGCCTTGACACAAGAGAACATCGGCCTCCTGTCAAACAAAACAgcatctctcagcctgtcggAAGACCCAGAGACAGGAGGAGACAACCAGGACTCCCAACGCACAGGAGTTACGCCCACGTCTGCTCCGTGA
- the RC3H1 gene encoding roquin-1 isoform X3 → MPVQAPQWTDFLSCPICTQTFDETIRKPISLGCGHTVCKMCLNKLHRKACPFDQTTINIDIELLPVNSALLQLVGAQVPEQQPITLCSGAEDTKHYEEGKKCVEELALYLKPLSSARGVGLNSTTQSVLSRPMQRKLVTLVHCQLVEEEGRIRAMRAARSLGERTVTELILQHQNPQQLSSNLWAAVRARGCQFLGPAMQEEALKLVLLALEDGSALSRKVLVLFVVQRLEPRFPQASKTSIGHVVQLLYRASCFKVTKRDEDSSLMQLKEEFRTYEALRREHDSQIVQIAMEAGLRIAPDQWSSLLYGDQSHKSHMQSIIDKLQTPASFAQSVQELTIALQRTGDPANLNRLRPHLELLANIDPSPDAPPPTWEQLENGLVAVRTVVHGLVDYIQNHSKKGTDQQQPPQHSKYKTYMCRDMKQRGGCPRGASCTFAHSQEELEKFRKMNKRLVPRRPLSASLGQLNEVGLPSGAILSEEGGVDLPNRKTSALPNGIVPAGGTVTQLISRGTDSGYETALKPGKMDHLSSSAPGSPPDLLESVPKSSISALPVNPHPVPARAPADLPSVSVTKQLQMVPRGSQLYSTQQPDMFYQDPRGAAPPFEPAPYQPGVYYPTQSISRFVRPPPSAPEPGPPYLDHYPPYLQDRVVSPQYTQPQQYPPMAQPIYPPHYDSRRVYPPVQPYQREEIVRGSPVPIEIPQAAVPSYVPESRDRYQQTEGYCPVAPHLSQIRPSCHRPHPSLDELHRRRKEIMAQLEERKVISPPPFAPSPTLPHLFHSEEYLDEDLKVAGKYKGNDYSQYSPWSCDTIGSYIGTKDAKPKDVVAARSVEMANVDSKAMRDQRLDMQRRAAETGDDDLIPFGDRPTVSRFGAISRTSKAMYQNSGPMQAMAVQGATTKSIISVADYNPYGTHSGWGGSPYSPHQNIPSQGRFSDRERLSMSDVTGHGKQLPSAEREQQLRMELQQVDHQISQQTQMRGLEAVSNRLLLQREATTLAGQPQPPPPPPKWPGMISSEQLSLELHQVEREIGKRTRELSMESQSSLDIKNKLGTTKQTENGQLEPQSKVPTENLALTFSSDVPNGSALTQENIGLLSNKTASLSLSEDPETGGDNQDSQRTGVTPTSAP, encoded by the exons GTTCCTGAGCAGCAGCCAATTACTTTGTGTAGTGGAGCTGAAGATACCAAGCACTATGAAGAGGGCAAGAAGTGTGTTGAAGAGTTGGCATTGTACCTCAAGCCACTCAGCAGTGCGAGAG GTGTGGGTCTTAACAGTACTACCCAGAGTGTGCTGAGTCGTCCCATGCAAAGGAAGCTGGTGACATTAGTTCACTGCCAGCTAGTGGAGGAAGAAGGGCGGATCAGAGCTATGCGTGCAGCGCGGTCGCTTGGTGAAAGAACAGTCACGGAGCTTATTCTTCAGCATCAAAATCCTCAGCAGCTCTCCTCCAACCTCTGGGCTGCAGTGAGAGCCAGAGGGTGCCAGTTCCTTGGACCAG CAATGCAAGAGGAGGCTTTAAAGTTGGTTCTGCTAGCTCTGGAAGATGGATCTGCTTTGTCACGAAAGGTCTTGGTTCTCTTTGTGGTTCAGAGGCTGGAGCCGCGATTTCCTCAGGCCTCGAAAACTAGCATTGGCCATGTTGTACAGCTGCTTTACAGAGCTTCCTGCTTCAAG GTAACAAAGCGAGATGAGGATTCCTCCCTGATGCAACTGAAGGAGGAATTTCGGACTTACGAAGCTCTGAGGCGGGAGCATGATTCCCAGATAGTTCAAATTGCTATGGAAGCAGGTTTACGCATTGCACCAGACCAGTGGTCCTCGCTGTTATACGGAGACCAGTCTCACAAATCTCACATGCAGTCTATCATTGACAAG ttgcagACCCCAGCCTCGTTTGCACAAAGTGTTCAGGAATTAACTATTGCTCTTCAGAGGACTGGAGATCCAGCTAACCTGAATCGTCTTCGTCCTCATCTAGAGCTCCTGGCAAATATCGATCCCAGTCCAG ATGCTCCACCTCCAACGTGGGAACAACTGGAAAATGGACTGGTTGCTGTGAGGACAGTGGTTCATGGCTTAGTTGATTATATCCAGAATCACAGCAAGAAAGGAACAGATCAGCAACAG CCTCCTCAGCACAGCAAGTACAAGACATACATGTGCCGAGACATGAAACAGAGAGGAGGATGCCCCCGAGGGGCCAGCTGCACCTTTGCACATTCACAGGAGGAGCTAGAAAA ATTCCGTAAAATGAACAAGCGTCTGGTTCCCAGAAGACCCCTGAGTGCCTCCCTGGGCCAGCTAAATGAGGTGGGCCTGCCTTCAGGAGCTATCCTCTCGGAGGAAGGGGGAGTGGACTTGCCCAATAGGAAAACTTCTGCTCTGCCAAATGGAATTGTGCCAGCAGGCGGCACAGTGACGCAACTAATTTCTCGAGGGACTGACTCCGGTTACGAAACTGCTCTGAAGCCAGGGAAGATGGACCATCTGAGTAGCAGTGCCCCTGGATCCCCTCCTGACTT GCTGGAATCAGTCCCCAAGAGCTCCATTTCTGCCTTACCAGTGAACCCTCATCCTGTGCCCGCTCGAGCACCGGCAGATCTGCCTTCAGTGTCAGTCACCAAGCAGCTGCAAATGGTACCACGAGGATCTCAGCTGTACAGCACTCAGCAACCAGATATGTTTTATCAAGATCCTAGAGGAGCTGCTCCACCGTTTGAGCCAGCACCCTACCAGCCAG GAGTTTACTATCCCACTCAGTCCATATCTCGCTTTGTCCGACCTCCTCCGTCTGCTCCTGAACCCGGTCCACCTTATTTAGACCATTACCCGCCCTACCTTCAGGACCGCGTGGTGAGCCCGCAGTACACACAGCCGCAGCAATATCCTCCTATGGCACAGCCCATCTACCCGCCGCACTACGACAGCCGCCGCGTCTATCCCCCTGTCCAGCCATATCAGCGAGAGGAGATTGTCCGAGGAAGCCCAGTTCCCATTGAAATTCCGCAAGCGGCTGTACCTTCCTATGTACCTGAATCCAGAGACAGATACCAGCAAACAGAGGGTTATTGCCCAGTGGCTCCACATCTCAGCCAGATCAGACCTTCTTGCCACAGG CCACATCCCAGCCTGGACGAACTTCACCGGCGAAGGAAAGAAATCATGGCCCAGCTAGAAGAGAGGAAGGTGATTTCTCCACCTCCTTTCGCACCGTCTCCAACCTTGCCTCATCTTTTTCATTCAGAGGAG TACTTGGATGAAGACCTGAAGGTAGCTGGGAAATACAAAGGAAATGACTACAGCCAGTACTCGCCCTGGTCCTGTGACACCATCGGCTCCTACATTGGAACCAAAGATGCAAAACCCAAAGATGTTGTGGCAGCAAGAAGTGTGGAGATGGCG AACGTAGATAGTAAAGCCATGCGTGACCAGCGATTAGACATGCAGCGAAGAGCAGCAGAGACCGGCGATGATGACCTCATTCCATTTGGAGACCGACCAACTGTGTCGAGATTTGGGGCTATCTCTCGTACCTCCAAAGCGATGTACCAGAACTCTGGTCCCATGCAGGCCATGGCGGTTCAGGGAGCTACCACCAAATCTATCATTTCAG TGGCAGACTACAATCCTTACGGAACTCACAGTGGCTGGGGAGGCTCTCCATATTCTCCTCATCAAAATATACCTTCTCAGGGACGTTTCAGTGACAG GGAGAGACTGTCCATGTCCGATGTGACTGGTCATGGGAAACAGTTGCCCTCAGCAGAGCGAGAGCAGCAGCTGCGCATGGAGCTGCAGCAAGTAGACCATCAGATTAGCCAGCAGACACAAATGCGAGGACTAGAG GCTGTTAGTAACAGGCTGCTGTTGCAGAGGGAGGCGACTACCCTGGCAGGCCAGCCACAgcccccaccccctcctcccaAGTGGCCTGGGATGATCTCAAGTGAGCAGCTGAGCTTGGAGCTACACCAGGTGGAAAGGGAAATTGGGAAGAGAACCCGTGAGCTGAGCATG GAGAGCCAGTCTTCACTGGATATAAAAAACAAACTGGGCACCACTAAACAGACCGAAAATGGACAGTTAGAACCACAAAGCAAGGTTCCAACTGAGAACCTCGCACTGACATTCAG CAGTGATGTTCCGAATGGATCAGCCTTGACACAAGAGAACATCGGCCTCCTGTCAAACAAAACAgcatctctcagcctgtcggAAGACCCAGAGACAGGAGGAGACAACCAGGACTCCCAACGCACAGGAGTTACGCCCACGTCTGCTCCGTGA
- the RC3H1 gene encoding roquin-1 isoform X1, with the protein MPVQAPQWTDFLSCPICTQTFDETIRKPISLGCGHTVCKMCLNKLHRKACPFDQTTINIDIELLPVNSALLQLVGAQVPEQQPITLCSGAEDTKHYEEGKKCVEELALYLKPLSSARGVGLNSTTQSVLSRPMQRKLVTLVHCQLVEEEGRIRAMRAARSLGERTVTELILQHQNPQQLSSNLWAAVRARGCQFLGPAMQEEALKLVLLALEDGSALSRKVLVLFVVQRLEPRFPQASKTSIGHVVQLLYRASCFKVTKRDEDSSLMQLKEEFRTYEALRREHDSQIVQIAMEAGLRIAPDQWSSLLYGDQSHKSHMQSIIDKLQTPASFAQSVQELTIALQRTGDPANLNRLRPHLELLANIDPSPDAPPPTWEQLENGLVAVRTVVHGLVDYIQNHSKKGTDQQQPPQHSKYKTYMCRDMKQRGGCPRGASCTFAHSQEELEKFRKMNKRLVPRRPLSASLGQLNEVGLPSGAILSEEGGVDLPNRKTSALPNGIVPAGGTVTQLISRGTDSGYETALKPGKMDHLSSSAPGSPPDLLESVPKSSISALPVNPHPVPARAPADLPSVSVTKQLQMVPRGSQLYSTQQPDMFYQDPRGAAPPFEPAPYQPGVYYPTQSISRFVRPPPSAPEPGPPYLDHYPPYLQDRVVSPQYTQPQQYPPMAQPIYPPHYDSRRVYPPVQPYQREEIVRGSPVPIEIPQAAVPSYVPESRDRYQQTEGYCPVAPHLSQIRPSCHRPHPSLDELHRRRKEIMAQLEERKVISPPPFAPSPTLPHLFHSEEIFVFVQYLDEDLKVAGKYKGNDYSQYSPWSCDTIGSYIGTKDAKPKDVVAARSVEMANVDSKAMRDQRLDMQRRAAETGDDDLIPFGDRPTVSRFGAISRTSKAMYQNSGPMQAMAVQGATTKSIISVADYNPYGTHSGWGGSPYSPHQNIPSQGRFSDRERLSMSDVTGHGKQLPSAEREQQLRMELQQVDHQISQQTQMRGLEAVSNRLLLQREATTLAGQPQPPPPPPKWPGMISSEQLSLELHQVEREIGKRTRELSMESQSSLDIKNKLGTTKQTENGQLEPQSKVPTENLALTFSSDVPNGSALTQENIGLLSNKTASLSLSEDPETGGDNQDSQRTGVTPTSAP; encoded by the exons GTTCCTGAGCAGCAGCCAATTACTTTGTGTAGTGGAGCTGAAGATACCAAGCACTATGAAGAGGGCAAGAAGTGTGTTGAAGAGTTGGCATTGTACCTCAAGCCACTCAGCAGTGCGAGAG GTGTGGGTCTTAACAGTACTACCCAGAGTGTGCTGAGTCGTCCCATGCAAAGGAAGCTGGTGACATTAGTTCACTGCCAGCTAGTGGAGGAAGAAGGGCGGATCAGAGCTATGCGTGCAGCGCGGTCGCTTGGTGAAAGAACAGTCACGGAGCTTATTCTTCAGCATCAAAATCCTCAGCAGCTCTCCTCCAACCTCTGGGCTGCAGTGAGAGCCAGAGGGTGCCAGTTCCTTGGACCAG CAATGCAAGAGGAGGCTTTAAAGTTGGTTCTGCTAGCTCTGGAAGATGGATCTGCTTTGTCACGAAAGGTCTTGGTTCTCTTTGTGGTTCAGAGGCTGGAGCCGCGATTTCCTCAGGCCTCGAAAACTAGCATTGGCCATGTTGTACAGCTGCTTTACAGAGCTTCCTGCTTCAAG GTAACAAAGCGAGATGAGGATTCCTCCCTGATGCAACTGAAGGAGGAATTTCGGACTTACGAAGCTCTGAGGCGGGAGCATGATTCCCAGATAGTTCAAATTGCTATGGAAGCAGGTTTACGCATTGCACCAGACCAGTGGTCCTCGCTGTTATACGGAGACCAGTCTCACAAATCTCACATGCAGTCTATCATTGACAAG ttgcagACCCCAGCCTCGTTTGCACAAAGTGTTCAGGAATTAACTATTGCTCTTCAGAGGACTGGAGATCCAGCTAACCTGAATCGTCTTCGTCCTCATCTAGAGCTCCTGGCAAATATCGATCCCAGTCCAG ATGCTCCACCTCCAACGTGGGAACAACTGGAAAATGGACTGGTTGCTGTGAGGACAGTGGTTCATGGCTTAGTTGATTATATCCAGAATCACAGCAAGAAAGGAACAGATCAGCAACAG CCTCCTCAGCACAGCAAGTACAAGACATACATGTGCCGAGACATGAAACAGAGAGGAGGATGCCCCCGAGGGGCCAGCTGCACCTTTGCACATTCACAGGAGGAGCTAGAAAA ATTCCGTAAAATGAACAAGCGTCTGGTTCCCAGAAGACCCCTGAGTGCCTCCCTGGGCCAGCTAAATGAGGTGGGCCTGCCTTCAGGAGCTATCCTCTCGGAGGAAGGGGGAGTGGACTTGCCCAATAGGAAAACTTCTGCTCTGCCAAATGGAATTGTGCCAGCAGGCGGCACAGTGACGCAACTAATTTCTCGAGGGACTGACTCCGGTTACGAAACTGCTCTGAAGCCAGGGAAGATGGACCATCTGAGTAGCAGTGCCCCTGGATCCCCTCCTGACTT GCTGGAATCAGTCCCCAAGAGCTCCATTTCTGCCTTACCAGTGAACCCTCATCCTGTGCCCGCTCGAGCACCGGCAGATCTGCCTTCAGTGTCAGTCACCAAGCAGCTGCAAATGGTACCACGAGGATCTCAGCTGTACAGCACTCAGCAACCAGATATGTTTTATCAAGATCCTAGAGGAGCTGCTCCACCGTTTGAGCCAGCACCCTACCAGCCAG GAGTTTACTATCCCACTCAGTCCATATCTCGCTTTGTCCGACCTCCTCCGTCTGCTCCTGAACCCGGTCCACCTTATTTAGACCATTACCCGCCCTACCTTCAGGACCGCGTGGTGAGCCCGCAGTACACACAGCCGCAGCAATATCCTCCTATGGCACAGCCCATCTACCCGCCGCACTACGACAGCCGCCGCGTCTATCCCCCTGTCCAGCCATATCAGCGAGAGGAGATTGTCCGAGGAAGCCCAGTTCCCATTGAAATTCCGCAAGCGGCTGTACCTTCCTATGTACCTGAATCCAGAGACAGATACCAGCAAACAGAGGGTTATTGCCCAGTGGCTCCACATCTCAGCCAGATCAGACCTTCTTGCCACAGG CCACATCCCAGCCTGGACGAACTTCACCGGCGAAGGAAAGAAATCATGGCCCAGCTAGAAGAGAGGAAGGTGATTTCTCCACCTCCTTTCGCACCGTCTCCAACCTTGCCTCATCTTTTTCATTCAGAGGAG atttttgtgtttgtacaGTACTTGGATGAAGACCTGAAGGTAGCTGGGAAATACAAAGGAAATGACTACAGCCAGTACTCGCCCTGGTCCTGTGACACCATCGGCTCCTACATTGGAACCAAAGATGCAAAACCCAAAGATGTTGTGGCAGCAAGAAGTGTGGAGATGGCG AACGTAGATAGTAAAGCCATGCGTGACCAGCGATTAGACATGCAGCGAAGAGCAGCAGAGACCGGCGATGATGACCTCATTCCATTTGGAGACCGACCAACTGTGTCGAGATTTGGGGCTATCTCTCGTACCTCCAAAGCGATGTACCAGAACTCTGGTCCCATGCAGGCCATGGCGGTTCAGGGAGCTACCACCAAATCTATCATTTCAG TGGCAGACTACAATCCTTACGGAACTCACAGTGGCTGGGGAGGCTCTCCATATTCTCCTCATCAAAATATACCTTCTCAGGGACGTTTCAGTGACAG GGAGAGACTGTCCATGTCCGATGTGACTGGTCATGGGAAACAGTTGCCCTCAGCAGAGCGAGAGCAGCAGCTGCGCATGGAGCTGCAGCAAGTAGACCATCAGATTAGCCAGCAGACACAAATGCGAGGACTAGAG GCTGTTAGTAACAGGCTGCTGTTGCAGAGGGAGGCGACTACCCTGGCAGGCCAGCCACAgcccccaccccctcctcccaAGTGGCCTGGGATGATCTCAAGTGAGCAGCTGAGCTTGGAGCTACACCAGGTGGAAAGGGAAATTGGGAAGAGAACCCGTGAGCTGAGCATG GAGAGCCAGTCTTCACTGGATATAAAAAACAAACTGGGCACCACTAAACAGACCGAAAATGGACAGTTAGAACCACAAAGCAAGGTTCCAACTGAGAACCTCGCACTGACATTCAG CAGTGATGTTCCGAATGGATCAGCCTTGACACAAGAGAACATCGGCCTCCTGTCAAACAAAACAgcatctctcagcctgtcggAAGACCCAGAGACAGGAGGAGACAACCAGGACTCCCAACGCACAGGAGTTACGCCCACGTCTGCTCCGTGA